ACTTACCCGCCTCAGGGAACAATAATAGGCTTAAGCAACAATATGTATTATCATTTTTGCACACGTGAACATTATTAAGGAGGAAACAATCTTGAAGATGACATTCCGGTGGTATGGGCAAGGCAATGACTCGGTGACGCTGGATCAGGTACGGCAAATCCCGGGTGTAGAAGGTATCGTGTGGTCGCTGCATGATTTAGCTGCTGGCGAAGAATGGCCGATGGAGCGCATCATGGCTGAGAAAGCTTATATCGAGAAGCATGGCTTTCACATCGATGTCGTAGAGAGCGTGAATGTACATGAGGATATCAAGCTTGGACATCCGTCACGCGACAAATATATAGAAAATTATAAGCGCACGATTGAGAAGCTCGGACAGGCCGGCGTTAAAGTAATCTGTTACAATTTTATGCCGGTATTTGACTGGACGCGTACGGATATGTTCAAGGAATTGGAGGATGGTTCGACAGCGCTTTTCTTTGAGAAAGCGATTGTAGACAACATCGACCCGTTCGAACTGGTACGCAGAATGGCGAGCTACACTTCGGAACTAACTATGCCAGGCTGGGAGCCGGAGCGCCTGCAGCATTTGGGTGAGCTGTTTGAAGCCTACAAGCAAGTGTCGGAAGAGGATCTGTGGGCAAACCTTCAGTATTTCCTGCAGGAGATTGTCCCAGTAGCTGAAGCCAGTGGCATTAAAATGGCGATTCATCCCGATGATCCTCCTTACTCGATCTTCGGCTTGCCGCGCATTATTACGAATAAGGAGAATATCGGTCGTATGCTGAATCTCGTTGACAGTCCGTCCAATGGCTTGACGATGTGCACTGGTTCCTTGGGTTCAAGCCGTGATAATGATGTCGCTGATATTATCCGTACCTATGCGGACCGCATTCCTTTTGCTCATATTCGCAATGTTCGAGTGTACGATAATGGCGACTTCATCGAGACCTCGCATCGGTCCAAGGACGGCTCCGTTGATATCACGGATGTTGTTAAGGCTTATCATGAGAACGGATTCACCGGTTATGCTCGTCCTGACCATGGCCGTCATCTGTGGGGAGAGAAGTGTCGTCCAGGGTACGGGCTGTATGATCGTGCACTAGGCATTATGTACTTATG
The window above is part of the Paenibacillus lutimineralis genome. Proteins encoded here:
- the uxuA gene encoding mannonate dehydratase, with the translated sequence MKMTFRWYGQGNDSVTLDQVRQIPGVEGIVWSLHDLAAGEEWPMERIMAEKAYIEKHGFHIDVVESVNVHEDIKLGHPSRDKYIENYKRTIEKLGQAGVKVICYNFMPVFDWTRTDMFKELEDGSTALFFEKAIVDNIDPFELVRRMASYTSELTMPGWEPERLQHLGELFEAYKQVSEEDLWANLQYFLQEIVPVAEASGIKMAIHPDDPPYSIFGLPRIITNKENIGRMLNLVDSPSNGLTMCTGSLGSSRDNDVADIIRTYADRIPFAHIRNVRVYDNGDFIETSHRSKDGSVDITDVVKAYHENGFTGYARPDHGRHLWGEKCRPGYGLYDRALGIMYLWGVWDSLEREKNR